In Deltaproteobacteria bacterium, the DNA window TATCGTCATTCCCAGGGAATCGATTTCAAGCCTGCACGCTACCATCGATTACAAGAACGGATACTACCATCTGGAGGATCACCGCAGCACGAACGGTACGCGTTTGAACGACAAACCGCTGAAAGAAAACAATCCGGTGCGACTGAAAAGCGGCGATAAAATTCATTTTGCCATATATGAGTTCCGGTTCCTGATGCACGACTTTGCCCCTTACGGCGAAACCGTCATGATCAGGAGGGACATGAAGGTTGCCAAAGAGTCGTGAAATGTGAGGCGTGGTATGTGAGCGGTAAAACGTGAAATGTGAGATGTGGGAAGTAAAACGTGAAACGTGAAATGTGAAACGTTAGACGTGAGAGGGAGTGGCTTGTTTTACGTCTAACGTCTTACGTCTCACGATTCACGTCTTTTTAACCGTACACCGTTTTACAGTTTATAGTTCAAGGCCGCACCTTTTTCGGCCGTGTTGGCCATCTTCGAATAGATGGAAAGGTAACCCTTGCCGTCCTTGCCCCGGGGGGGGGACCAGTTTGCCAGCCTGCGGTCTATTTCTTCGTCCGTTAGACCGATTCTCAGTCGCTCACCGGGTATGTCTATCTCGATCAGATCACCGTCTTCCACGATGGCCAAAGGACCCCCGGCAGCGGCCTCGGGTGTGATGTGCGCCACGGCACAGCCTTTGTTGGTGCCGGAGAAGCGCCCGTCGGTCATGAAGGCGATTGTGTCGGAGAGCCCTTTGGCCGAGAGCTGCCAGAGGAAGCGCTGCAAAAGGCGCATGCCGGGGTCTCCTTTGGGGCCCACATTTCTGACAACGACCACGTCGCCCCTTTTCAGACGGCCTTCTTCGAGGGCTTTGCAGGCGGATTCTTCCGAAACAAAAATGCGTGCCGGACCGTGATGACGGTGCATGGCGGCAGGCACGGCCGATTTTTTGATTAACGCACCTCCCGGCGCCAGGTTTCCCTTCAGAAAGATGAGCCCCCCCTCGGATGACAACGGCTTTTCCAGGGTGCGGATGACCACCCCGTCGCCGTCTGCGGCCGATTTCAGATTTTCGCTCAAGGTGGCGCCGGTAACCGTCATGACATCCCCGGCCAGAAGGGGCTGCATGGTCTTCATGGCCGAGGGCAGACCCCCGGCCTCGTCGAAATCTCTGAGAAGGTGCCGGCCGGATCCGGACGGGGCGATGTCGCACAAAAGCGGCGTTTTGCGGCTCACTGCGTTGAAAACTTCCAGGGGGATATCTATGTCCAACTCGGCCGCTGTGGCCTGGAGGTGAAGGACACCGTTGGTCGAGCCGCCCACGGCCATCAGGACGGCGATGGCATTTTTAAAGGCGTCCATGGACATGATGTCCGAGGGCCTGACACCCTTATTGTGGAGTCCGACCACCTGCCTGCCGGCCTGGAAGGCCAGGCGCATCAGCCGCGAATCCGCTCCCGGTGTGGTGGCGTTCCAGGGTAGGGACATGCCCAGCGCCTCGCTCAGGCAGGCCATGGTATTGGCGGTGCCCATGACCGGACAGGCACCGCAGCCCGGGCAGCCGCGCTCCCGGATGTCGGCATAAGACCGGCCTTGTAAGCGGCCGGCCTTGTAAGCGGCATAATGCCGGGGGGCGACATCCAGGGGGTCGACAACTTCCCCCCGGTAGGTATTGAGCTGCATGTAGCCGCCGGTAACCACGACGGCGGGGAGATCGAGGCGGGCGGCAGCCATCAGGTGGGCCGGGATCACGTCGTCGCACACCGGCACGAACACCATGGCGTCGAAAAGGTTGGTCATGGCAACGGTTTCGATGTAACCGGCCACCAGATCACGGTGGGGCAGGTGATAGTTGTCGTGGCCCGCCATGCTGGTGCAGATCGAGCTGATGACAAATTCCCGGGGCGTCCCGCCGGCGGCCCAGATGCCCGCTTTGACGGCCCCGGTCACACGGTCCAGGTGAATGGCGGCCGGGTTGACTTCTCCCCAACTGCTGACAACGCCGATTTGCGGCCGTTCAAGGGCCTCGTCGCCGTAGCCGATGCCGCGTATCATGTTCTGGCGTTCCACCATGGCGTAATCGGGAAGGTGTTCATCCCTTTTTGGAATAGTAGTCAATGCCTTTTCTCCAAGCGTTAGGTATGCTGACGCGTGTTATTTCGCCTTCTGCTGTCATTTGCCCTTCGGGCGTAATTAACGCTTCGCGTGATATTTATGGTCGCTTTTAGCGGAAAGCGATTAGTGAGCATGAATTACAGCGAAGCAAATTACGGCAAAGCCAAAAGTGGTTGAATGCCCTAATCTTTCTATATGGCGCCCTCCGGCGGCATGCCGTTTTCATCCCAGCCGTGGAGGAGGTAATATTCCTTGAGCATGACGCGCAGCTCTTCCGGGGTGATGGCGTCGCCTGTCTTTTCGTTTTTGCGGAAAAATCCCTTGGAAAGCCACTCGTCTTCGGGCCCCATGCCTTCACGCAGGTTGAAGCGGCGGACGAGGGTGGCGATGGCTGCAGCACGCCTGCGAAGCGATTCCATGTCTGCATCGAGGCCCGTAAGCGCCTGAACGATCTGTTCCAGGGTTTCCCACATGTACATGTCCCGGTAAAAGCGGCACAACACCAGCGTGTCGAAAATGGTCAGGCGGTCTTCAAACTCGAGGAAAAGCTCGGCCTTGCCTTCGATTCTGGACGGGGGGATCATTCCCGTGAGCTCCGGTTTGTAAAAGGTCGCCCGCAGGTGGCAGGCCCCGCGGTCGGAGGTGGCGTAGGCCAGGCCCATCCCTTTGAGCACCCGCGGATCGTAGCCGGCCGGTTCCATCCCCTTGACGTGCACCGCGATCTCTTCGAGATCCCATTCTCTGGCGGCATGCTTGATCCCCTGTGCCAGCACGTCACCGATACCTTCGCGACGGCCGATCATGCGGAGCAGATCCGCGATGCGCTCCGCCTGGCCGTAATCCACCTCGTATTCGACTTTGCCGCGGCGGCTGGCTTCAATGGTGAAGGCGCACAGGTTGCCGGCCGTGATCGTGTCGATGCCCAACCGGTCGCATATGTCGTTGAGGTAGGCGATTTCCTCGATGCTGTCGATCATGCAGAGTCCGCCAAAAGCGTAAATGGTTTCGTATTCAGGTCCCTCCAGTTTCAAACCCGCGTGGCGGCCCTCCTTTACGGTGGTCATCCGGCCGCAGGCCATCAGGCACTTGGCGCAGGCGCGCGGTTTGACATCGCAGCGGGAGTGCAGACCGTCTGAACTGATCTTTTCCCACTGGTCATACCGCCCCTCGGCCCAATAGCGGGTGGGGAAGGCGTTGGCACCGTTGGTCACCTTGACCAGTTGGGAGGTGCCCATGGTTTTATAGGCGTGCACGCCGGGGTTGTCTTTGGCTTCGGACATGATGGCCTTGGAAAGGGCGGCCACGGCTTCGGCATCGTGGGGGGTTCGCGTTCGGTCGCCCTGGAAAAGCAGCCCTTTTATTTTTTTTGCGCCCAGCACGGTGCCCACGCCCGTCCGCCCGGCCGACCGCCACTGGTCGTTTTTAATGACGCCGAAACGGACAAGCTTCTCGGCGGCCGGTCCGATCACAACGGCCCCGGTCTTGCGGAATTGCCTGTCATCCCGGGTGTAGCGCTTGAGGACTTCCTCCTCGGCGGCGTAGGTCTCCAGACCCCACAGGTCGTCGGCCGCATGAAACATCACCGTTTCGGGTTGGATGCCGAGTACGACCGGGGAAGGGCTTTCGCCCTGGATGACGATGGCATCGAAACCGGCGGCATCGATGGCTTCCGGCACCTTGCCGCCCGAGTAGGATTCGGCATAAAGGCCTGTCTGGGGAGATTTGGTAAAGACACCGTATCGCGAACTCCCCCATATCCTGCTTCCGGTAACGGGGCCGGTGGCGAAAATAAGGATGTTGTCCGGGTGCAGAGGGTCCACGCCCTTGGGCATGAGGGTGTAGAGCAGGTATGAGGCCAATCCCTTGCCCCCGATATATGTTTCGTAGATCTCGTCGTCCAGGGTCTCCACCCAGTGTTCATGCCGGCCCACATCGATTCTCAGTATGCGTCCATAGTTCCCCTTCATATTCGTTCTCCTTTTTCATCGTATGTTGCACTAAAATGCGTAGCTGAAGCGAAAACTGGCCCCGCTGCCTGCAGTTGGTGGGAGGGTTCGCCGATTCCACCGACCAACCGGCGGAGTGGTCTGTCACTTGATAGCGACGAGGTCGCGTTGTAAAAAAGCGTGCACACACGTTTAATACTATAACGTTTTAGGCATCCTATCCATTGAATGTAGAGGTTGTCAAGTTGAAAGCGGCGGAATAATTTATCTTCATATTAAATTACGGTTGACACAGAAAATCTGTATTCGCTATATAATTAATGTATTGAGAACAATAAATATTAACTAAACCCTTTTAGTTAATTATCGATCAATCAGAAAGGAGGCGTGTCATGACAACAAACAAGGAACTTGGTGAAGGGAAAAGCAGCTTCGTTTCAAACGCTGTCAGCAATGTGTCCCTCAATTACATCGAATCCGCCAAGGGTGCCGTGCTTACGGACGTGGAAGGCAATGAATTCATCGACTTTGCCTGTGGCATCGGTGTGATGAATATCGGACACAGCCACCCCAAGGTGGTTGAGGCCATTAAAAAGCAGGCCGAAAAACTGGTGCACACCTGCTTCATGGTGAATCCCTACGAGTCGGCTGTAAAATTGGCCGAAAGGCTGTGCGCGTTGACGCCCGGGAATTTCCCCAAGAAGGCCTTTTTCTGCAACAGCGGTGCGGAAGCCGTGGAAAACGTCGTCAAAATCGCGCGCTATTACACCAAACGTCCCGCCGTGGTTGTCTTCGAGAATGCTTATCACGGCAGAACCCAGTTGACCATGACCATGACCAGCAAAATCAAACCTTACAAATTCGGCTTCGGGCCTTTCTGCCCGGAAGTCTATCGCATGCCTTTCGGCGATGAGGTCGGAGCCGACAAGCTCAAGGATGTTTTTATTAAAATCGTCAACCCGGAAGCCGTGGCGGCCGTCGTCGCCGAACCGGTGCAGGGGGAAGGCGGGTTTATCGTTCCGCCGGACGATTATTTCCCGGAGCTGATCGAGATATGTCACGACAACGGCATCCTGTTCGTTTCCGATGAAATTCAAAGCGGCATGGGACGCACCGGTAAAATGTTCGCCATCGAACACTGGGGTGTCGAGCCTGACCTCATCACTACGGCCAAAAGCCTGGCGGCCGGCATGCCGCTGGCGGCTGTGGTCGGCAAGGCGGAGATCATGGACGTGGTGCATCCGGGTGGCCTGGGCGGTACCTATGGCGGCAACCCGGTGGCCTGTGAAGCCGCCCTGGCGGTTTTGGATGTTTTCGAGGAAGAAAACATGCTGGAAAAATCGGTGGCCCTGGGTGAAAAGTTGTGGGCTCGCTTCGGTGAATGGAAGGAAAAGTTTGCCATCGTCAAGAGCATTCGCGGCAAAGGCGCCATGGTCGGTCTGGAGCTGGTCAATCCCAAAACAGGCCAGCCGGCCGCCGACGAGACCCTGCAGCTCGTCAAACACTGCCACGCCAACGGTGTGGTGGCCATCAGCTGCGGCTCTTACGGCAACATCATCCGCACCCTCGTGCCTTTTGTGATTACCGACGAACAGCTGGAAAAGGG includes these proteins:
- a CDS encoding dihydroxy-acid dehydratase; translated protein: MTTIPKRDEHLPDYAMVERQNMIRGIGYGDEALERPQIGVVSSWGEVNPAAIHLDRVTGAVKAGIWAAGGTPREFVISSICTSMAGHDNYHLPHRDLVAGYIETVAMTNLFDAMVFVPVCDDVIPAHLMAAARLDLPAVVVTGGYMQLNTYRGEVVDPLDVAPRHYAAYKAGRLQGRSYADIRERGCPGCGACPVMGTANTMACLSEALGMSLPWNATTPGADSRLMRLAFQAGRQVVGLHNKGVRPSDIMSMDAFKNAIAVLMAVGGSTNGVLHLQATAAELDIDIPLEVFNAVSRKTPLLCDIAPSGSGRHLLRDFDEAGGLPSAMKTMQPLLAGDVMTVTGATLSENLKSAADGDGVVIRTLEKPLSSEGGLIFLKGNLAPGGALIKKSAVPAAMHRHHGPARIFVSEESACKALEEGRLKRGDVVVVRNVGPKGDPGMRLLQRFLWQLSAKGLSDTIAFMTDGRFSGTNKGCAVAHITPEAAAGGPLAIVEDGDLIEIDIPGERLRIGLTDEEIDRRLANWSPPRGKDGKGYLSIYSKMANTAEKGAALNYKL
- the gabT gene encoding 4-aminobutyrate--2-oxoglutarate transaminase, which gives rise to MTTNKELGEGKSSFVSNAVSNVSLNYIESAKGAVLTDVEGNEFIDFACGIGVMNIGHSHPKVVEAIKKQAEKLVHTCFMVNPYESAVKLAERLCALTPGNFPKKAFFCNSGAEAVENVVKIARYYTKRPAVVVFENAYHGRTQLTMTMTSKIKPYKFGFGPFCPEVYRMPFGDEVGADKLKDVFIKIVNPEAVAAVVAEPVQGEGGFIVPPDDYFPELIEICHDNGILFVSDEIQSGMGRTGKMFAIEHWGVEPDLITTAKSLAAGMPLAAVVGKAEIMDVVHPGGLGGTYGGNPVACEAALAVLDVFEEENMLEKSVALGEKLWARFGEWKEKFAIVKSIRGKGAMVGLELVNPKTGQPAADETLQLVKHCHANGVVAISCGSYGNIIRTLVPFVITDEQLEKGLSVVEAGISKIDA
- a CDS encoding aldehyde ferredoxin oxidoreductase family protein, yielding MKGNYGRILRIDVGRHEHWVETLDDEIYETYIGGKGLASYLLYTLMPKGVDPLHPDNILIFATGPVTGSRIWGSSRYGVFTKSPQTGLYAESYSGGKVPEAIDAAGFDAIVIQGESPSPVVLGIQPETVMFHAADDLWGLETYAAEEEVLKRYTRDDRQFRKTGAVVIGPAAEKLVRFGVIKNDQWRSAGRTGVGTVLGAKKIKGLLFQGDRTRTPHDAEAVAALSKAIMSEAKDNPGVHAYKTMGTSQLVKVTNGANAFPTRYWAEGRYDQWEKISSDGLHSRCDVKPRACAKCLMACGRMTTVKEGRHAGLKLEGPEYETIYAFGGLCMIDSIEEIAYLNDICDRLGIDTITAGNLCAFTIEASRRGKVEYEVDYGQAERIADLLRMIGRREGIGDVLAQGIKHAAREWDLEEIAVHVKGMEPAGYDPRVLKGMGLAYATSDRGACHLRATFYKPELTGMIPPSRIEGKAELFLEFEDRLTIFDTLVLCRFYRDMYMWETLEQIVQALTGLDADMESLRRRAAAIATLVRRFNLREGMGPEDEWLSKGFFRKNEKTGDAITPEELRVMLKEYYLLHGWDENGMPPEGAI